Below is a window of Bacteroidales bacterium DNA.
AGTGCGGTAAAATTCATTTTTTTAGATTATAAACTCCTTATTTTCTGATGTTTGTTTTTTTGGAATTTTAAATTTTTAGCAAATGTCACAACTCAGGAACAATCCATTTTTTGGGGTAAAAATGAAAAAATCAGACGTTGATTTATTATAAAAGTTATGAAAAAATACGGATTAATAAATCATATATTATCATAATTTTTCTGCGTTAATCTGTGTCTGATTTTTTTAACGTTGATAAAAAACTTTACTGAACTTTGAAAGTTTAGTAAAGTACCCCATTGTTCTATATCAAAGGAATTAATAATTCAACTCTTGTGCCCGAAGCGTTTCCGTTGGCATCTTTAAGGTCGGTATATGTTATTTCGATATTCATGTTTTTTATAGCATGAAGAATATCCATGCGCTGCTTGTTTATTGCAGTACCGAATGATTGATGTTTTATGTTTTTTATCCGTTTTAGTTCCATTGCTTTTTCACGTCCTATGCCGTTATCTTCTATACTGCATAAAATATATTCTTTTTCATTAACTTTCTTTAAACTGCATTCGAGCAGTAATTTCTTTTCTCCTTCTTTTGGCACAAGTGCGTGTAGTATGGCATTTTCGATATATGGCTGAATAAGCAAAGGAGGTATTTCATTTTCTTCGGGGTTTATTTTTTCTTCAATTTTTACTTCGAAGCTAAAGCAATCATCAAACCTTAGCGATTCGAGTTCAACATATAGTTTAACGGCAGTTATTTCATCATTTATAGGTACAAGCTGACTTTGGCTGTTTTTTAAAATCAACCGCATTAAGCTTGCAAACTTACTCAAGTATCTGCTCGATTCGAGTTTTTCGTTTTTTAAAATAAAATTATTTATTGAATTTAATGAATTGAAAATAAAATGCGGATTCATTTGCTTGCCCAATGCCTGAAACATAAAATGATTGAGGTTTTTTTCGAGTTTGTTCCGGTTTTTTATATTCCTTATTGTTATAATATATATTGATGAAATTATTATAAAAATTACAAATACAACTATAGTTCTGAACCACCATGTTTGCCAGTATGGTGGATTAATTACAAAATCAATAGTAGCAGGTTTGCTGCTCCATACTCCATCTTCGTTGCTTGCATAAACTATAAATTTATATTGCCCATGTGGTATAAAGGGATATGTTATTGTATTTATAGTTGAATAATGCCAGTTATCATCTATGCCTTGAAGCTTGTATTTATATAAAAGTTTTCCCGCATTTCTGTATGAAAGTCCAACAAATGAAATATTAATGTAATTCTGATTATATTTTAAAGTATAATTACTTTTAATGGAAGTATCCTTTTCCATTATGCGCATTTTTGTGATATAAACCGGAGGCGCAATTTTATTGGTTGAAACTTTGTAATAATTAAATATTGTTATTCCCTGTTTAGTGGCAAGATAAACATTGGAATCATTCACATAAACTTTATTGATTTCATTTGAAATCAATCCTTTTATGGTTGTATAATTTTCAATCTTAAAATCATTTAATTTTACCGTATTCAAAATTATTTTATTCAATCCATTAAGTGTAGCAACCCATAATACTTCTTTGCTATAACATAATGAAGTGATTTTGTTGCTTGTAAGTCCGTTTTTAATTGAGAACTGTTGTTTTAAAGAATCGCCCGATAATACTAATACTCCGTAATCATCTGTTCCTACAAAGACCACGCCATTAATCTCACAAACATCGTTTATTCTATTTTTTAGGAGTTTGTTTTTATTTCCATAGTTAACATATTTATAAGTAATATTTTTATTTGAACCTTTTTCATGTAATTTCCACAACCCGTTTATTGTTGCCAACCATATTCCACCATCTTTGCTTTCGGATAGTGAATATGTTTTTAGTTCAAAATCCTGACATAAATAACTATCATAAATAATAATATCATTATTAACTTTAACTAAACCATGATTCACACCAAGAAATAAATATTTGTTTTTTAATAAAATATTATAAACAATATAAGAAGGTTGATAAAGTGAAATAGTCCTTTTATCTACTTTATGTTTATTAAAGTAACTGTATAAAACATTATCAGTTACATTGCGAATTTTTTTTAATTTTCCATTAAAAAAATAATATAAATATTGTGAAGTTCCAAACCATATTTTGTTGTTTAAAGTATCATTATAGAAACAATATATATCAGATTTAACTTCATCGGGAACTTGTTTATATTTTAATTTGTGTTTATCTATTGACATTAAAATACCATTACTCTTACCTGCTTTAAAAGAATTATTTTTTTTAAAAATAATGCAATTAACATTATTATCGGTATTTTTTTCATCAAAATAATTTTGTATTTTAAGTGAAGGAATATAATAAACTCCATCATCGAGTGTTGTAACCCACATACCCTTTTCATTATCTATTAATGTTGATGAAACAGATTTTCCGGGAAAATAATTTTCAGGAGGATTATCAAAATCACCTTTTCGATAACAATGTAACCCATTTTTATAAATCGATAGCCAAATATTATTTTCAATGTCCTTGCTCAACCATGTAATAAAAGAAGGGTATTTTATTAGTTTATCAAGTTTATAATTTTTAATAATGTGTAAGTGTGAACTATAAGAATATAAAAAAAGATTTGTGTAATTTTCAATAAAAAAACTCAAATTATTAATTTTTTTTTCAGGTGAAAATGGAATTATAAATTTAAAATTGCTATTAATTTTATGTATAGATATTCTTGCTTTTCCTTTTATGACATGGTCAGTTCCCACCTGATAAGTTTCTTCTTTTTTGGGAAGCAACACGCAAGGTCTAATTAATCCAAAATCATTTTTTGTAACATTTCCTTTATCAGTAATTTCAATTAAGCCATAATAATGTACACTAATAAAAACATGTTCATTTTTATTAACTCTAAATCCTAACTTAACATAATTTGGAGTTTCCTTAAAAACTTTTTGCAGTTGTTCATTGTATTTATACTTATATATTTTGCCATTATAGTAATACGAAAGTTTGCACGAAACCGATATAAACCATAATCTTCCTTTGTAGTCCTCGTATATTTCGAGAGTTGAATTTTCAGGCAATCCGTTTGAGGTATTAAAGTTTTCGAATTTATATCCATCAAATCTGCTCACACCATTGTTGGTTGCAAACCACATATAACCCTGCCTATCCTGAATTACATGAAAAACTTCCGACGAAGGCAAGCCGTCTTTTACAGAGTATTGTTTAAAAAGAGGTGTTTGTGAATATGAAAAAAATATAATCCAGATAAGTAATATAAACAGACAAATTCTTTTTGACATAAAGCTAAATTTGGTTCTATAATGGACATTGCAGGTAATAAGAATTGCTACAGATTATTCGCTTTTTTTTTCTTTTTAAGATGCTCATGAGAACGCTTCGGTTAAGTTCTTAGATTATAAAATAATTATTTTTGTTACTAAACTTTTAAAGTTTAGTAAAGCTTAATAAGAAAAATTTAATTTATTTTACAATCCAATGGATTACCACACAGGAATTTTTCAACATCAATTGCAGCCATGCAACCCGAGCCGGCGGCGGTTATTGCCTGACGGTAAATTTCGTCCTGAACATCTCCTGCAGCAAACACTCCCTGTACGCTTGTTTGAGTAGTTCCGTGTTTTGTAATTATGTAGCCGTTTTCATTTGTCTCAAGTTGACCTCTAAAAACTTCGGTGTTTGGATGATGTCCGATGGCAACAAAGAATCCCTGAATATCTAGTTTTACTTCCTTTTTATTTTTTAAATCTTCAAGCAATAACCCTTCAACAGCATGTTCGCCGAGAATATCCTTTATAATATGACTGTAAAGAATTTTAATATTAGGAATTTTTGAAATTTTTTCCTGCATATATTTTGAAGCACGGAATTCATTTCTTCTGTGAATTAAATAAACAGTTTTGCAAATTCCCGCAAGATATGAAGCTTCTTCAGTAGCAGTATCGCCGCCGCCTACAATAGCAACATCCTGTTCTTTGTAGAAAAATCCGTCGCACTGGGCACAAGCAGAAACTCCGAATCCAGCAAGTCTTTTTTCCGATTCAATTCCGAGCCATTTTGCAGTTGCACCGGTAGCAATAATTATTGTTTCTGCTAATATTTGTTTATTATCATCAGTAAAAATCGCAAAAGGTCTTTTAGAAAAATCAACCTTGGAAATTAATCCGAACCGTATTTGAGTATCAAATTTTTCTGTTTGCTTCTGCATAAGTTCCATGAGTTCCGGTCCACCAACACCACGCGGAAAACCAGGAAAATTTTCGACATCAGAAGTTATGGTTAATTGTCCGCCGGGTTGTAATCCCTGATACAAAACAGGATTTAATCCGGCTCTCGCTGTGTATATAGCGGCAGTATATCCGGCAGGTCCGGAACCTATTATCAGGACTCTTATTTTTTCAATCTCTTCGCTCATGATTTTTTACAGTTTAACAATTCAGCAATTTAACAATACAATTTATGTTTTTATTTAACCAATTCATTAAAGTAGCTAAGATATTTATTTTTCTGCGATTCGAAAGAATATTTTTCTTCAACGGTTTTTCTTCCGTTAACTCCGAATTTTTTTCGTAAATCTTCCGAATCTATCAGTAATGAAAGCTTTTCAACCCATTCTTCATTTTCGCATGCAAGATAACCATTAACACAATTTTCAATTATATCAGTATTAACTCCTACGGGCGACATTATTGCAGGTATTTCCAAAGCCATATACTGAAGTCCCTTGAAACCGCATTTTCCTTTTGCCCACTCATCATCGGGAAGTGGCATGATGCCGATATCAAATTCACTCATATCTTCAATTTCTTTTTCTTTGCTCCATTTGCAGAAAGTGAATTCAACTTCGTTTGAATGAAAAGGAACGTCGGAAATCATTTTAAAATAAACTTTATCGTTGTATATTTCTTTTATTTTTTTCAGAAAGGGAACAGCAAGTTGAAGATGTTTCAAAGTAGTTGAAGAGCCAGTCCATCCTATACAAATTCTGTTGTCTTTTTTAAAAATCGATTTTTTTTTATAAAGAAAAGCGTCAATTGTTGTGGGAACAATTTTAACATTTTTGTTTTTTTGCAGTGCAAAATCAGCGAGGTATGAATTACCAACAAAAACCATATCTGAAAGTTGGGTTATTTCAGATGTTTTCATGGGATTTTTCAGCCATGCAAGATTATTGTTGCCTTCGGAAACATCGTTAAGCCATATTGCATCGTCGAAATCAAGAATTATTTTTGCTTTTGATTTTTTAAATTGTTTTTCAAAAAATGTTGTTCCCAGCATAAATGCTTCGCGATAGATGAAAATAATATTAAATTCCGAAGCCCGCTGTAAATCTTTTAACCGGTGAAAAAAACTTTTTAATAATATTCTGAATTTTTGAAAATATTTACTTTTTGAATAAAAAGCAATATCATCTTTTTCGTTAATTATATATGAAATTTCGTAATCGTAACCGTTACTTTTAAGGAAGCTGAGATATTGTTCGAAGCGAAATCGTTGTCCCGGAGACCTTCCCGGACGATGAGGTGCTATATATAAAATCTTCTTCACTCCAAATAATAATTCTGATTATACTTTAATTTTAAGGTTTGCGAGCAGCGATTCGAAAAGAATTCTGCCGTCGGTATTAAATAATTCTTCGTCTGATGCTCTTTCGGGATGGGGCATCATTCCGAAAACATTTCTGTTTTTATTGCAAATGCCTGCAATATTATCGAGTGAACCATTAGGGTTTGAAGCATCGGAGCAGATTCCTTTCTCATCACAATACCTGAATAATATCTGGGCGTTTTTTTTAAGGTTTTCGAGAGTTGTGTCATCAGCGTAAAATCTGCCTTCAGCATGAGCAATAGGTATTTTAAGGGGCTTTTTTAAATCAGTTTCAGAAGTTAAAATTGTATTTTTTGTTTCGGTTTTTATATAAATATTTTTACAAATAAATTTCTGATTTATATTACGCAGCAAGGCACCCGGCAATAACCCCGCTTCACAGAGGATTTGAAATCCATTGCAAATGCCCATGAGATAACCGCCGTTTTTTGCGTATTCAATAATTTTTTCCATTATCGGAGAAAACCTTGCTATTGCTCCGGAACGAAGATAATCGCCATAAGAAAAACCACCAGGAAGTATTATGAATTGGCAGTTTTGAAGGTTTGTATCTTTGTGCCAGAGTTTAACCACTTCTTGCTTCATGATGGTTTCAAGCACATAAATAATATCCTGGTCGCAGTTTGAGCCCGGAAAAATAACAACACCGAATTTCATTTTATTTTAATTTTGTTTCAAAGATAATAAAAATTGAAAATTAAACAATTTAGCAATTCAACAATGCAACAAAAAACCAGTTTTCAAATAAATTTAAAAACAACAACAGCAGACACAATGAGCCATAGTACTGTTTCTGCAAATTTTTTGTTTTTATTTTCCATGAGATATTTAGAAATAAAAATTGTAACAGGAATATAAATCAGCAAGAAATGAGTTATTGATTTTTTATTAAGAAATAAAAAAGTAATTATAAAAAATAAGAAAAACCATATTAATATGGAATGAAATTTCCGGAGTTTTATGATATATTCCGCAACACCCCTGATTTTTTTAATCCACGAAAAAACTATAATTAAAGTTATTATTAAAATAAAAATAAAATAAATATCAGCAATAAAATATATTCTTGAAGTTAATGTTCCGTAGAAATGTGAAGTAAAAAAATAATCAAGTTTATCGAACCAGAAATAATAAGTAAGTACAAAGCAGTAGGGGAGCAGGAATCCGGAGAATAAAATGAACAATTCCCTTAAATTTGTTGAACGCAGAATAATCAAACTTATAAAAGCAACCGGTAAAATAAAAGCCGAGGGAAAATAAAAAAGTGAAGCAATTGAGATGAAAAACGAAGAATTGAAAATGTTTTTATCACTTTTTTCTTCTTTTTCATAAAAAAGTAAAGTGGAATTTAATGCAAGCAGAATAAACAAATTTGCAATAATAACAGGATTGAAATTTATGAATGTATTGTTGCTGCATAAAAGTAAAATATAAATAAATGCTGTGAGATAGCTGTTTTTTATAAATTCGAGATTTGTAGCAATATTATTGATGATTAATGCCTGTGAAATAATTAAAATTATTCCTGTTAACATTGAAACAATTTTAAATGAGTTTATAAAACCGGCTAATATCTCAAAAAACGGCATTGCTCCCGATGTATTTATTTCGGCAGGTTGGGCAAATGACAGCAAAAACAAAATAATAGCAACAAGAGGAATGAAGATAAGAGTAATAGTATGACTTGAAGAGAAAAATTTTAACATTTTAATATTTCAATATATCTAATTTTGTTAAAGGTCGTTTATTTTTGTGCCATATAAAATCTTTCAGATATAAGTTGCTTCTGTCGTTATTTTTGGGTGGATGAAGCACAGCTTTTGGTTTGCTGATGAATTTAATTCTTTTAACCTTTTTGTCTTTAAGATAAATTATCAGGTTAGCTGCTTCGGCTTTGTTAATGCCCATATACAATCCTTTATCATCTTCAACATAATAAATAGTTTCTCCGTTGCCGTTTACCATAACTTTATACAACTGATTATTTTTTACATAACCGAGCATGTTTCTTCCTTTTATCTGGTTATATCTGCCTGTGTCTTTCTGCGAGATTATAAATGCATTTTCATTCATGTATATTGATTCTATCTCTTTATTTTTTAATCTTATTTCGGTGTATTTTGCTGTAAGCTGATTTTCATCTGACCATAAAATAGGAGTAATATAAAGTTTTATTATGGAATCACTGAGTGCATATACAAGCGAATCGCACATTCCCTGCATATCCGATTTGAAAAACTTTGCTTTATGATAGGCAAATAATGTTTTGTGTTTTTTTGTTGAATCGGAAACTGATTTTAAAGTATCGGCATGGAGAAAAAGCGTGTCTTCTTCCATAATCTGACTTAAAAATGTTTTTCCTGTAATAAATAAATTTCCTGTTTTTTCATAATACTCCGAATAATCTCCGGTTACAGTTATTTTCTGCAAAGTATCAATTAGAATTACTTTGCCAATGGCTTTTCCAAAACCTTTATTTCTGTCGAAAAATAAACTGTCGCTTTTTATTGTTTGCTCTTTGCTTATGAGGTATGCATTTTTGTTAAACTGCGATATATCTGTATGTGAATTATACCAACCGTTTTCACAATAAATAAAATCCGAATCGCTCTTAATTGTTGTAGGACCCAGAAAATACGATGTTTTTGTTGCAGTATTATAAAGTAATGTATCACATTTAGTAACGTAATCGGGATTTATGAGCACTACATTTTTTTTAAAATAGAATTCATTTTTACCGGAATAAAAATAGCCGTAAGTGCTTGTCAGGGTATTTTCTTTGTCAACAATCTTTCCGCCGGTTGTGTATATTCCGGTGTTTTTGTTTTCATCAAATGTTAAATGTGTAGTAGTAAGAGTAATTTGTTTGTCTTTTAATATCACGTTACCTTGTATGTCGGCAATTTTTGTGTTGCCGTTATAATGAAGTATGTCGCCATATAAATTTGTAGTGTCGCTTTGCCGTACGTGAACTTTGCTGTATGCTATTAATGTATTATCTTCGCTGTTTAAATGAGCACTGTCGCAGTAAATATATACCTTGCCCTGCCACATAACCACATTCCCAATTAATCTTTTTATATTTTCGCCCATGCTTTTGTCAAATTCAAGCGAGTTTGCATTAAATTCAATTTTTTGCTTGTTTTGCGCAAAAGCCCAAATGCTATGCAAAAATAAAATGACTGTTATAAAAACAATAAAATATTTTTTACTTTTTTCCACTAACAAAATTGCTTTCTGAAAAATGGTTATCAAATCAATTAATAAAAAACAAAGATAATTGAATTTTATTATTTGGGAATATATTAGATTTTTTCGGAACTATTACAAATCTGCTAAACCACTTGCGAATTAAATTACTTGCTTATAACTTTAAATTCGGTACGTCGGTTGAGCTGTCGTCCTTTTTCGTTATCATTGGGAGCAACAGGTTGTGTGAAGCCATATCCTGCAGATGTCAATCTGCTTTTATCAATACCTTTGTTTAGCAAATAATCAACAACTGCTTTTGCTCTGTTTTCGGATAGTTTCTGATTATATTTGGCATTTCCTTTATTGTCGGTATGTCCGGAGATTTCAATTTTCAGAGTAGGCATATCCTGCAGTAATTTCAAAACTCTATCAAGTTCGGGAATTGAGGCTTTGCGAAGTGTTGATTTATTAAAGTCGAAGAAAATATTATTAAGAACGACTTTTGTTCCTGCTTCAATTTTCTTTAATGCAAAATCTTTTTTAACTTCAATGTATTCATAAGACAAAGGAATGTTTACATTTTCAGAGCTGAACATGTATCCATCGGCTTTTACGGTAACGCCGAAATTTTTTCCTGAAGGAATTGTAACAAGATATTCTCCGGTTTTATTGTCCGCCTGAATTGTAGAAATAACTTTATTTTGTTCGTTGTCGGTAATTTCAATTTCAGCTTTTATAGGTTTATTATCTGCAGCATCGGTAACAATTCCTTTAAGTCCTATCATTGATTTTTCCCTTATTTCAACAGGTTTTTCGAGCATAACTTCGCTCACAGGCTGGGCAATTGATGCGATTAAATTATCCTCCTGACTATTTATAACCGGTTTATCGGTGATATAAGTTATTTTATAAATATCGCTTCCGCCGATTCCGTTTTCCCTGTTTGATGAATAATAAGCAAAATTTGTTTTGTTGCCGAAAGCAAAATAGGTAAAATCATCACACGGCGTATTAACAGGAAAGCCCAAATTCTTGGGCTCAGACCATTTGCCATTTTCATTAACCGATTTAAAAACATCGAACCCACCCATTGAATTATGTCCTTTGGAAGAAAAATACAGAGTTTTACCATCAGCAGTAATGAAAGGAAATTCTTCGTCATAAACAGTATTTATAGTACTGCCGAGATTCAAAGGTTTTGTCCATCTGCCTTTTTCGTCTTTTGTACATAAATAAATATCGCTTCCTCCTATACCATCTTTTTTATTACTCACAAAATATAATGTGTTTCCATCAGGTGTGATTGCAGCGGAAGATTCGTGATTACGTTTTGAGTTAATTTCTTTACTCAACCTATCGGGTCTTGTCCAGCGTTTATCTTTATAAAATTCGGAAATATACAAATCACCATGTTTAGAGCCGTCATAAATGAGCATAATTTTTCCATCGCCCGACAAACCTGCAACAGCACTATTATCTTTTGCATTAGATGAATTGTCGTAATTTTCAGCGTTGCTCCATAATTTATTACTCATTTTCGTAACAAAAATATCTTCAAAATATTTATTATCAACCCTGCATATTTTTTCTCTGTTATTTTCTTTTCGTCGTGATGTGAAAAGCAAAGTTGATTCGTCGGAAGTTAGCACGGGAAAATAATCATCATACTTTGAATTTACAACACTGCTAAAATTATCAATAAAACATTTTACGGGAGACTTTGCCAGTATTTTTCCGTTTTCACATTCTGTAATTTTTTTATCAACATTATTGTTTGGATTTGCTACTCCATTTTGGTTTATATTTTTTTTATATAAATTGTATTCTTTAATTGCATCGTCCCACTTCATCGAAAACTGGTATGCTTGTCCAAGGTAATAATGCGCTTCATTTAAAGAAGTTTCATTAAGTTTTATAGCTTTAATTAAAAATTCAGTGGCTTTGCTTTTTTCATTTGTACACAGATATGTTTTTCCTATTTTTAAATTAAGTGCTGCATTGTTGGGATTAAAGTTATTTGCCTGCAAATAACATTCTAATGCATTATCATAATCTATTCCGCCAAGTTGAAAATATTCATCGCCTTTTTTTATTTGCTTTTTAGCTTTTCTTAATTCACCTTTTTTATCATGAAAAATGCTTTTTGTAAATTCTACATTCTGTGATTTTACAAAAAATCCGGTAGTTAATATTGATAAAATAAATATTATTCTGGTAATAATTTTCATCTGTTTAAATTTTGTAAGTAATTAATAATTCTGCTGTTAATTTGCTGTTCTGTTTTTTTAGCTTTTTTAGTTACTCGCTCCCGCAAAAGTCCACCCCCTCAACCCGCTCGTGAATATCCATGCATTTCTTCGTTGAAAATAGCACTGAATTTTTAATCATTTACGGTTTGTGCAACTTTTTTTGATTGCATGGATATTTCATAAAAAAATAATTTAAAGCATTAAAATATAGGACAAATCTATATTAAATTTGTTAAATTAACAAGAACGAAAAAAAATTAGTTCTATAACGTTTTATATAAATAAAAAAACCACAGATTCACGGATTTTAAAAACAATAATTTTAAATCTGTGAATCTGTGGCAAATTTATTTTTTACTTTATTTCAAGCGTACTCCCGCTTTGTATTTCAATATCGTTTTTTAATAAAACATCATTTGCGCTAATTTTTAATTATTTTTTTTGTAACTGATAAATTATTATTTAAAATCCGAACAAAGTAAATACCGCTTTTAAAAGAAGTCATATCAGTTTTATAAGTCGTAATATCTTTTAAATTTATTTTTGATTCAATAATACCAAGCATATTATAAATAATAATACTTCCATCAAATAAACTGTGAAAAGTGAAATTTAATTCTTTCTGCACAGGATTAGGTTTTATTTCAATTATATTATTTTTACTTTTTTCTATAACATTAACTGAAAAATAAAAACAAGTATCTGTTGCCTCTTGAAGTTTATTTTTATAAACATATTTTCCATCCTTGGAAACGCATAATAACAGACGGGGAGGTTCAGAACAAGAATAACCACTTGCCTGAAAAAAAACACCGAAAGTTGGTCCTATTCCTTCAATAAAAGTCAATTTTTGTTCTGGCCAATCAACATAATTAAACCTTATTTTTTTGCAACTATTTTCATAATAAACAGAATCAACAATTGCAATTGAATCTGTAAAAGTATTAGGGTTCATTTTAAATGTATCACCAACATTCAAATTCAAATCCATCGACAAGTATTCTTTTTCCTCATAAGAATCATATAACCACAGTTTACCATTAAGTGTGTCTTCATTTATAAAAAGACATTTATTATAATAAGAAGCTAAACAAATGTTTCCTCCATCTGCAAATACTATTTTTTTATACTTTCTAGTATTTATTATAGTATCAGAACAGATTGTATCTGGACATACGGTAAAACTATATGTTGCGAATCCATCACAAATTTCAACCGAAATATTCCATTCAGTAAAATTTTTTCCGTATATTGATTTATACGTTTGGCTAAACGCATTTATCGAAATCAATAAATTTATTGTAACGATAAGGCAAACAATAAATATTTTTTTCATAATATTTGATTTTAAAATTAATAAAATTATTTAGTTTATATAAAAAAGATGGTATCTTCGGAAAGATACCATCTTTACTAAATTTACGGATTCATTTTTTTAATTTCACCATAAGTTAAATCGCTTAATCCGCCTGCATCAATAGTTATATTATCATCGGTATTTATTTCGAGCACTCCATTGTTTATTAAAGTTAATTTACCTCCCGATTCTACAACAACATTTGCACTGTTTATAGTTCCATTGCCACTATACCGAAATAAGTTTTATTGTTTTATTATTTTTTTTATTTCTACATTCTTATTATTTACAATCTTTATAAAGTAAACTCCGCTCTGTAGTTCACTAATATCAACATCTGTTTTATTGTTTTTAATTTGTTGCTTTATCAATTCTTCACCGTTTAGGTTATAAATTGTAATAATGCTTTGTTCTTCTTTTTTTGGGAGTTCTATTGTTATTTGTGTGCTTGCAGGATTTGGATATATTTTTGAATTTATTCCCATTGAATTAATATCCTCAACGCTTCCTGCAAAATCATTAATTTGAAAATCATCATACATAAGTCCATCCAAATTATTTTGAATAGAATCGCTTACAAAAGAAAACCGAAACAAAATTGTATCTCCATGGGCACCGGGTAAAAGATTAAGACCACTAACACCAAAAGAAAAATGAATCCATCCATTTGAATTACCTGTAAGGACAGGTTTAGGTGGTATGTACATTACATAAAATTTATATAAAGTATCATTAATATTAACCCATGTTGTTCCATTATCATACGAAAACTCAATAGTTCCATAATCTTTTAGTGTATCCGAATTAACTTTATAATAACCTCCAATGAGGGTCATTCCTTCACCAGAAAAACCACCTGCTGGATAATCTAAAATAATAAATGAAGAAATATTGTTTTTCGGATAAGAATACAAAGTATCAGTTACAATTGCATTTGGTATGGAATGAGCACTTGTAAAAACAGTTTTTTGAGGTTCCCCGATTTGCCATAAGTTATTTGGATTACTAATCGTATCTATAAATAAATGTGATAAATTATTTGTGTCATCAAAATTTATATTATAAACAGCATCTCTTTTTTGGCAAAAAACACTTGTAATGCAAAATACAAGTACAATAAAAGTAAATATTTTTTTCATAAAGCTTAGTTGAAACTAAAATCCCCCATACAAAAATATGATTTTATATTTATGTATGGGGGATATTTGGTTTTACTTTAATACACCACCACCTTTTTATTTACAACACTCCCATTTGCAAAAATGCACTGTGCAATATAAACTCCTTTTTTAATTGAATTTAAAGGCAAGCTGCAATTACCATTGCAATTATTCCATTCATGTATTGTTTGCCCCGAAACTGAAATAAGTTTTATTGCTTTTATTTTTTCTGCTCCTGTTATTTGTAACTCCTGCAATTGCCGGTTATATATAATTTGTGGGACTTTATTATTTATTTGTTTATTTG
It encodes the following:
- a CDS encoding OmpA family protein, with amino-acid sequence MKIITRIIFILSILTTGFFVKSQNVEFTKSIFHDKKGELRKAKKQIKKGDEYFQLGGIDYDNALECYLQANNFNPNNAALNLKIGKTYLCTNEKSKATEFLIKAIKLNETSLNEAHYYLGQAYQFSMKWDDAIKEYNLYKKNINQNGVANPNNNVDKKITECENGKILAKSPVKCFIDNFSSVVNSKYDDYFPVLTSDESTLLFTSRRKENNREKICRVDNKYFEDIFVTKMSNKLWSNAENYDNSSNAKDNSAVAGLSGDGKIMLIYDGSKHGDLYISEFYKDKRWTRPDRLSKEINSKRNHESSAAITPDGNTLYFVSNKKDGIGGSDIYLCTKDEKGRWTKPLNLGSTINTVYDEEFPFITADGKTLYFSSKGHNSMGGFDVFKSVNENGKWSEPKNLGFPVNTPCDDFTYFAFGNKTNFAYYSSNRENGIGGSDIYKITYITDKPVINSQEDNLIASIAQPVSEVMLEKPVEIREKSMIGLKGIVTDAADNKPIKAEIEITDNEQNKVISTIQADNKTGEYLVTIPSGKNFGVTVKADGYMFSSENVNIPLSYEYIEVKKDFALKKIEAGTKVVLNNIFFDFNKSTLRKASIPELDRVLKLLQDMPTLKIEISGHTDNKGNAKYNQKLSENRAKAVVDYLLNKGIDKSRLTSAGYGFTQPVAPNDNEKGRQLNRRTEFKVISK
- a CDS encoding DUF6427 family protein; the protein is MLKFFSSSHTITLIFIPLVAIILFLLSFAQPAEINTSGAMPFFEILAGFINSFKIVSMLTGIILIISQALIINNIATNLEFIKNSYLTAFIYILLLCSNNTFINFNPVIIANLFILLALNSTLLFYEKEEKSDKNIFNSSFFISIASLFYFPSAFILPVAFISLIILRSTNLRELFILFSGFLLPYCFVLTYYFWFDKLDYFFTSHFYGTLTSRIYFIADIYFIFILIITLIIVFSWIKKIRGVAEYIIKLRKFHSILIWFFLFFIITFLFLNKKSITHFLLIYIPVTIFISKYLMENKNKKFAETVLWLIVSAVVVFKFI
- a CDS encoding T9SS type A sorting domain-containing protein; the encoded protein is MKKIFIVCLIVTINLLISINAFSQTYKSIYGKNFTEWNISVEICDGFATYSFTVCPDTICSDTIINTRKYKKIVFADGGNICLASYYNKCLFINEDTLNGKLWLYDSYEEKEYLSMDLNLNVGDTFKMNPNTFTDSIAIVDSVYYENSCKKIRFNYVDWPEQKLTFIEGIGPTFGVFFQASGYSCSEPPRLLLCVSKDGKYVYKNKLQEATDTCFYFSVNVIEKSKNNIIEIKPNPVQKELNFTFHSLFDGSIIIYNMLGIIESKINLKDITTYKTDMTSFKSGIYFVRILNNNLSVTKKIIKN
- a CDS encoding OstA-like protein — its product is MEKSKKYFIVFITVILFLHSIWAFAQNKQKIEFNANSLEFDKSMGENIKRLIGNVVMWQGKVYIYCDSAHLNSEDNTLIAYSKVHVRQSDTTNLYGDILHYNGNTKIADIQGNVILKDKQITLTTTHLTFDENKNTGIYTTGGKIVDKENTLTSTYGYFYSGKNEFYFKKNVVLINPDYVTKCDTLLYNTATKTSYFLGPTTIKSDSDFIYCENGWYNSHTDISQFNKNAYLISKEQTIKSDSLFFDRNKGFGKAIGKVILIDTLQKITVTGDYSEYYEKTGNLFITGKTFLSQIMEEDTLFLHADTLKSVSDSTKKHKTLFAYHKAKFFKSDMQGMCDSLVYALSDSIIKLYITPILWSDENQLTAKYTEIRLKNKEIESIYMNENAFIISQKDTGRYNQIKGRNMLGYVKNNQLYKVMVNGNGETIYYVEDDKGLYMGINKAEAANLIIYLKDKKVKRIKFISKPKAVLHPPKNNDRSNLYLKDFIWHKNKRPLTKLDILKY